A single window of Cheilinus undulatus linkage group 12, ASM1832078v1, whole genome shotgun sequence DNA harbors:
- the igsf5a gene encoding immunoglobulin superfamily member 5 yields the protein MTQFWKSSWATFFCILSLLSATGDSAGPNQFQLEPLNSTVLRGSDVKFNATLQGNWQVMTWIVAGLLVVTVPVSGDVTSSSQRFTAGFCSTGDTGCVEFTMRNVSRGDAGPIVCIVQGEYGSKTAQLSVQESGSVNITAGNLKVEEDEQVQFQCVMSAWFPAPTVSWALNGQLVDSSLFNTTFMVDGDSYNSTSVLDFKAVKNTTVECRATVETLTNPQKSSVFLVVVPKPPDWTVLISMVVSIGGFALLVLLIIGIIFCYKHRKEKQPTYEDEMRRVRTQSQLSAVTGTPRGQVNRGYVNDGQTSVAPSEHTDSGFSQANGSSYFEMPDVVNSNQAGNVFRFPDAVDESGFKKHRHVTIV from the exons ATGACTCAGTTCTGGAAATCCTCATGGGCTACCTTCTTTTGCATCCTTTCATTACTCTCTGCAACTGGAG ACTCAGCGGGTCCAAATCAGTTCCAGCTGGAGCCGCTCAACTCCACAGTACTGCGAGGCTCTGACGTCAAATTCAACGCCACCTTGCAGGGAAACTGGCAGGTCATGACCTGGATAGTTGCAGGTCTCCTGGTCGTCACTGTCCCTGTCAGCGGTGACGTTACGTCCTCCTCACAGCGGTTCACGGCAGGATTCTGCTCCACTGGTGACACCGGCTGTGTGGAGTTCACCATGCGAAACGTCAGCCGTGGAGACGCTGGGCCGATCGTCTGCATTGTGCAGGGAGAGTACGGATCAAAGACGGCGCAGCTTTCTGTACAAG AGAGCGGTTCAGTCAACATCACAGCTGGAAACCTGAAGGTGGAGGAGGACGAGCAGGTACAGTTTCAGTGTGTAATGTCTGCCTGGTTTCCTGCTCCGACTGTCAGCTGGGCTCTAAATGGTCAGCTGGTGGACAGCAGCCTTTTTAACACCACCTTCATGGTGGATGGGGATTCCTACAACTCCACCAGTGTGCTGGACTTTAAGGCGGTCAAAAACACCACGGTGGAGTGTCGGGCAACAGTGGAGACACTAACAAACCCACAGAAAAGCTCTGTGTTCCTGGTGGTTG TTCCTAAGCCCCCAGACTGGACCGTGCTGATATCTATGGTTGTGTCTATCGGAGGTTTTGCTCTGCTGGTTTTACTCATCATAGGAATCATCTTCTGCTACAAACACAGGAAAGAAAAAC AGCCCACCTATGAAGATGAAATGAG GAGGGTGAGGACACAGAGCCAGTTAAGTGCCGTCACTGGAACACCACGAGGTCAAGTCAACAGAGGTTATGTGAACGATGGTCAGACAA GCGTCGCTCCCAGTGAACACACTGACAGTGGTTTCTCTCAGGCTAACGGATCCAGTTATTTTGAG atgCCTGATGTTGTGAACAGTAACCAGGCTGGAAATGTGTTCAGGTTCCCTGACGCTGTGGATGAATCCGGCTTCAAGAAACACAGACATGTCACCATCGTGTGA